The genomic DNA TATTTCCCTCACCGAACAAGTGTCTTTGCGGCAAGTGTGACTGACAGAGCGCGCACGCGCGGTTGATCACCCGTCCTCCGGTCCTTCGCTGATAATGCAGAGCACGTTTGATCTGCTATCAATATCCCCCACGCCAGCCAAAGCCGCCGCAACGCCCGCAGCGCCCGACGGTGTGGTCCTAATGCCCTGTTCCGCCAAAGCCGCCACAGCTGCCTCTGCTTCACCTTCCGTGATGGTCGCAAAATCATCCGCATCACGTGCCAGAATGCCCAGTGCCAACATTGAGGGCGTCTTGCAGTCCAAACGCCCCATGTTGGAAACAGGACCTTGGGTGGTGACCAAGGCCCCCGCCTTCATGCTTGCGATCAGCGCAGGCGCTGCCTCGGGCTCAACCACAATCATGCGTGGCCCGTCGCCCCAGTATGCACGCAGACTCTCAGCCAGCGCTGCTGCCAACCCGCCAACACCCGCCTGCAAGAATACATGGGTCGGCGTGCCCTCATAAGCCTGTGCTATTTCAAGGCCCATCTGGGTGTAACCTTCCATCACGTGAAACGGCAATCTGGTGTAACCCGGCCACGACCCGTCTGAAAGAAGTTGCAAGTCGCCTTCCTCCGCTGCAACAGACGCGGCCGCCATGCTTTCCTCGTAGTTGGCACCGGCGCGCACGACCTCTGCGCCTTTCGCGCGCAAACGTGCGGCAAAACCTTCGGGGACGGTATCGGCCAGGTAAATCACCGCACGCGCACCAAAAACGGCAGCGCCTGCAGCAAGCGAAAGCCCGTGATTGCCTGCGCTGGCAGCAACATAGCTGCGCCCGTTCAGTGCGTTGGACCAATCAACATCCCTGTCGCGCACCACTTCCGCCGCATCACGGGCAATCACATGGGCTGCGCCCAGCGCCTTGAAGCTACCCAGCCCCATCCGCGTGCGCTCATCCTTCAAAACAACACGGGCAGCACCGATGATGCGGGCAATGCCTTCGCAATCCACCAGAGGTGTCGCATGATGAGCGGGGCATTGACCGAGCAAACGGGTGACAGCCTCGGTGTCAAAAGCGCCACCTGGTGCCGGATCGGCCAAACCATGTCCACGCACCGCATTTTTATAGATTTCAGCCATGAGACACCCTTTGCTCGGAATTCCGCGTCACGGTTACTCTGACCGCCACAAGTTTCTTTAGCAAATTCGAACCACGAATCCGAGGTCTGGTCTTTGACCGCCATTCAAAGCTACGGTTCCGCCCGACATCCCCTGAGACGAGTATACACCCATGAAACCTGATCAGCCTGCCTTTGCGCCCCCAAGCGATGCTGACGCGCGGCGCGCCAAACCTGCCGTGATCTGCTATCCGACCGACGCGCTGGCCCCGCCTGATCATCAGGCGATGCAGGGCCGCCGCGCCAGCGCCACCCATCGCGCCACCTGCGTGATCCTGCCCCGCGATGCGCGCTGCACGACCGTCCCTGCGGGCGGGTTCTTTCGGATTACATGCCCCGATGGCGCACAGGTCGGCGATCTGAACCTATGGTCCGCCACTGACCTGACCGAACATTTCTATTCCGGCAAAACGCGCGCCTTGCACGGCACGCATCTGTCCACCGGCGACAGGCTTTGGTCACGCTTTCCGAATATGCGCCCGATGGCAACGATTACAGAGGACACGCTGGATTGGTACGGTTGGGATGCAGACGGCGGATCTGTGCATGACGTGATCGGCACA from Yoonia rosea includes the following:
- a CDS encoding urea carboxylase-associated family protein, translated to MKPDQPAFAPPSDADARRAKPAVICYPTDALAPPDHQAMQGRRASATHRATCVILPRDARCTTVPAGGFFRITCPDGAQVGDLNLWSATDLTEHFYSGKTRALHGTHLSTGDRLWSRFPNMRPMATITEDTLDWYGWDADGGSVHDVIGTRCDPYTGRLLSGSDYHYCCHSNLTRALADHTGMSLAEAESYVHDVLNVFMCTGFTNDTHQYFMKASPVRKGDYLEFFAEIDLIVGLSACPGGDCGDEHTSDKAACYPLVIDVFESTEPFTSPAPNAYDRSHGR
- a CDS encoding pyridoxal-phosphate dependent enzyme; amino-acid sequence: MAEIYKNAVRGHGLADPAPGGAFDTEAVTRLLGQCPAHHATPLVDCEGIARIIGAARVVLKDERTRMGLGSFKALGAAHVIARDAAEVVRDRDVDWSNALNGRSYVAASAGNHGLSLAAGAAVFGARAVIYLADTVPEGFAARLRAKGAEVVRAGANYEESMAAASVAAEEGDLQLLSDGSWPGYTRLPFHVMEGYTQMGLEIAQAYEGTPTHVFLQAGVGGLAAALAESLRAYWGDGPRMIVVEPEAAPALIASMKAGALVTTQGPVSNMGRLDCKTPSMLALGILARDADDFATITEGEAEAAVAALAEQGIRTTPSGAAGVAAALAGVGDIDSRSNVLCIISEGPEDG